In Candidatus Nitrosotenuis uzonensis, one DNA window encodes the following:
- a CDS encoding class I SAM-dependent methyltransferase, with protein sequence MGLGSYWGEVIEVLRQIIPVYDKVNSYISLGKDIEHRNRGINGRVHPGDSILDAGSGFGNMSKTAESICEGKITITLYDPLVPMLKNTGTLFKTTPDMSCGVFEHIPFRENQFDAVLCGYSLRDAINLKIAISEIHRVLKNGGRFVIVDLGKPDGAIARAGVTFYLRAILPIIAFAVGGRLGLKFATLYGTYKRWPKNSKLEKMLLEKFSRVEFEKDLMGGAIMVAAYK encoded by the coding sequence ATGGGTCTTGGAAGCTACTGGGGCGAGGTAATCGAAGTACTACGCCAGATAATCCCAGTATATGACAAGGTTAATTCATACATATCACTTGGAAAAGATATCGAGCACAGAAACCGTGGCATTAACGGAAGAGTCCATCCCGGTGATTCGATTCTAGATGCAGGATCAGGTTTTGGCAACATGTCAAAGACTGCAGAAAGCATATGCGAAGGCAAGATAACAATCACACTATACGATCCGCTGGTTCCCATGTTAAAAAACACTGGTACCTTGTTTAAGACGACTCCCGACATGTCATGCGGCGTATTTGAGCACATCCCGTTCAGAGAAAACCAGTTTGATGCCGTCTTGTGCGGTTATTCACTTCGTGACGCAATCAATTTGAAAATTGCCATATCAGAGATTCACCGTGTTTTAAAAAATGGCGGACGTTTTGTGATAGTTGACCTTGGCAAGCCGGACGGAGCAATTGCGCGCGCAGGTGTTACGTTCTACCTGAGGGCAATTCTTCCAATAATTGCGTTTGCAGTTGGAGGCAGGTTAGGCCTCAAGTTTGCCACATTGTATGGCACTTACAAACGATGGCCCAAGAACAGCAAACTTGAAAAAATGCTACTCGAGAAATTTTCACGCGTCGAATTTGAAAAAGATCTTATGGGCGGCGCAATAATGGTCGCAGCTTACAAATGA
- a CDS encoding SDR family oxidoreductase — protein MQKVALVTGSSSGIGFETSLALARDGYQTFASMRDLKKAETLLNTAKKENLPISTIQLDVDKPESVKSSISKIMSEVGRIDVLVNNAGYGIFGCLEDLTLDEIRQQFETNFFSIIRLIQQVAPIMRKQGSGTIVNISSVAGRIGFPGTPAYISSKFALEGLSESLRYEMSPFGINTIIIEPGVIKTNFLNAMRMPSAPKPDSPYKDITNKVVGGIKMMMEMGTPPKEVADVIVKALKEKNPLPRYPVGNDAIMFLEAKKMKTDIEFENYLKKELF, from the coding sequence ATGCAAAAAGTCGCACTTGTTACTGGAAGCTCAAGCGGGATTGGGTTTGAGACTTCGTTAGCTCTGGCAAGAGATGGATATCAGACATTTGCATCAATGAGAGATTTAAAAAAAGCAGAAACGCTTTTGAATACTGCAAAAAAGGAAAATCTTCCAATCTCTACAATACAGTTGGATGTAGACAAACCAGAATCTGTAAAATCGTCCATATCCAAGATAATGTCAGAAGTAGGAAGAATTGACGTGCTAGTAAACAATGCAGGTTATGGCATATTCGGATGTCTTGAAGATCTCACGTTGGATGAGATAAGACAGCAGTTTGAGACAAACTTTTTTTCAATAATAAGACTCATTCAACAAGTCGCACCCATAATGCGAAAGCAGGGGTCAGGTACAATTGTAAACATCAGTTCGGTTGCAGGCAGAATAGGATTTCCCGGAACACCCGCATACATCAGCTCAAAGTTTGCGCTAGAGGGGCTAAGCGAATCGCTAAGGTATGAAATGTCTCCGTTTGGTATAAACACCATAATAATTGAACCAGGCGTTATCAAAACAAATTTTCTCAATGCCATGAGGATGCCAAGCGCGCCAAAGCCAGACTCGCCTTACAAGGACATAACAAACAAGGTAGTAGGTGGAATCAAGATGATGATGGAGATGGGAACGCCGCCAAAAGAGGTGGCCGATGTCATAGTCAAGGCTTTAAAAGAGAAAAATCCGCTTCCACGCTATCCGGTAGGCAACGATGCCATAATGTTCCTGGAAGCAAAAAAGATGAAAACTGACATTGAGTTCGAAAACTATCTAAAAAAAGAGCTTTTCTAG
- a CDS encoding DNA-methyltransferase, giving the protein MDCIDGMQSIPANTIDLIVTDPPFAIEFKATKQNYNRTASRVMQGYNEIKQKDYYNFTVRWMEQAFRITKESGSMYVFSGWNNLKDILNALDDVGFTTINHIIWKYQFGVVTSKKFVTSHYHCIYVCKNPKKRRFYPYSRFAKNQKTPEGRSLHYKDKEDVWDIKREYWTGDKKTPTKLPAELVRKILEYSSKKGDVVFDPFLGSGQVAMISKMMGRNYLGFEIVKKYHDFARKRLENNLYRVKA; this is encoded by the coding sequence ATGGACTGCATAGATGGAATGCAATCGATTCCTGCAAATACAATAGATTTGATTGTAACCGACCCACCTTTTGCAATTGAGTTTAAAGCTACAAAGCAGAACTATAACAGGACCGCCTCGCGAGTTATGCAGGGATATAACGAGATAAAACAGAAAGATTACTACAATTTCACAGTAAGATGGATGGAGCAAGCATTTAGAATCACAAAAGAATCTGGCAGCATGTATGTATTTTCCGGCTGGAACAATCTTAAAGACATATTGAATGCACTTGACGATGTAGGATTCACCACAATAAACCACATAATATGGAAGTACCAGTTTGGAGTCGTCACATCTAAAAAATTTGTTACCTCGCATTACCATTGCATCTATGTTTGCAAAAATCCAAAAAAACGCAGGTTCTATCCGTATTCTAGGTTTGCAAAGAATCAAAAAACACCCGAAGGGCGCAGCCTACATTACAAGGACAAAGAAGACGTCTGGGATATAAAGCGAGAGTATTGGACGGGTGATAAGAAAACTCCCACCAAACTGCCTGCAGAACTAGTCAGGAAGATTCTAGAGTATTCAAGCAAGAAAGGTGATGTCGTATTTGATCCGTTTTTAGGTTCCGGACAGGTAGCCATGATAAGTAAGATGATGGGAAGAAACTACCTAGGATTTGAAATTGTAAAAAAATATCACGACTTTGCAAGAAAACGGCTTGAGAACAACCTTTATCGCGTAAAAGCCTAA
- a CDS encoding Sec-independent protein translocase subunit TatA/TatB encodes MLEYSLNILGSEWIIIIFVGLLALLGTNRLPDVTRKLGKAVGQYNKTKNEIQSQLGSAVNANLNITAPVQNERQKMEFIAKSLGIDFSVMTNDELRKAIADKMAAQSNDVVSKD; translated from the coding sequence ATGCTAGAATATTCGCTGAACATACTCGGCAGCGAATGGATCATAATCATATTTGTAGGCCTGCTTGCCCTTCTTGGAACCAACCGACTTCCAGATGTAACGCGCAAGCTGGGAAAAGCAGTAGGCCAGTACAACAAGACAAAAAACGAAATACAAAGTCAGCTAGGCAGTGCAGTTAATGCCAACTTGAACATAACCGCACCAGTTCAAAATGAGAGGCAAAAGATGGAATTTATTGCAAAATCATTAGGGATTGATTTTTCTGTTATGACCAATGATGAACTCAGAAAAGCCATTGCAGACAAGATGGCAGCTCAAAGCAACGATGTAGTTTCAAAGGACTGA
- a CDS encoding DNA topoisomerase I, giving the protein MKWKTLQHNGIIFPPDYESRGITVKIKGQPVKLNILQEEMIYQWAKKKDTPYVKDAVFQKNFVADFAATFDGKYKDLKITDIDLSEAFKVVDKEKDARLLMSKEEKKALAQKRKEMREKMKAIYGKAILDGSEVEVANYMAEPPGIFIGRGDHPLRGKWKPKITHKDVTLNLGEDAKVPPGNWKKIVHEHDSMWLACWDDFISGKIKYVWLADTAGLKQERDMAKYDKAAKLGKEIKRVEEKIISGMKSKDPKISKIATVCYLIYRTSMRVGDEKDPDEADTVGATTLRKEHIKLDNGSIHFDFLGKDSVRWEETIKVEGNDMVLYDNLKKLVSNKFPKDEIFDGITSRHVNAFLGSIVKGMTAKVFRTYLATTQVKEYLKNKLDVKDKTENEKLYIAKMANLQAAMMCNHKRTIPKNFEETLQKKRETLKKLKEMQPKTEKQKERLKEREEKLKLAIDLAERTRDYNLGTSLRNYIDPRVFKAWTDEVKADWEKLYTASLQKKFLWVKNVNAKWKDVISQ; this is encoded by the coding sequence ATGAAATGGAAAACACTACAGCATAACGGGATAATCTTTCCGCCAGACTATGAAAGTCGCGGAATTACTGTAAAGATAAAGGGTCAACCAGTAAAGCTCAACATACTGCAGGAGGAGATGATATACCAGTGGGCAAAGAAAAAAGATACCCCGTATGTAAAGGACGCAGTATTTCAAAAAAACTTTGTTGCCGATTTTGCTGCCACCTTTGATGGAAAATACAAGGATCTGAAGATCACTGACATTGACCTTAGCGAGGCGTTCAAGGTAGTCGACAAGGAAAAGGACGCAAGGCTTTTGATGTCAAAGGAGGAGAAAAAAGCCCTTGCGCAAAAAAGAAAAGAGATGCGCGAGAAGATGAAGGCAATATACGGCAAGGCAATACTTGACGGCTCCGAGGTAGAAGTTGCCAACTATATGGCAGAGCCCCCTGGAATATTCATAGGGCGCGGAGACCATCCACTGCGTGGAAAATGGAAGCCCAAGATAACCCACAAAGACGTTACGCTGAATCTTGGTGAGGACGCCAAAGTGCCCCCAGGCAACTGGAAAAAAATAGTGCACGAGCACGATTCTATGTGGCTTGCGTGCTGGGATGATTTCATTTCAGGTAAGATAAAGTACGTTTGGCTTGCCGATACGGCAGGACTAAAGCAGGAACGCGACATGGCAAAATATGACAAGGCTGCAAAGCTTGGAAAGGAGATCAAAAGGGTTGAAGAAAAGATAATTTCTGGAATGAAGAGTAAGGATCCTAAAATTTCAAAGATAGCAACTGTCTGCTATCTGATATACAGAACTTCGATGAGGGTCGGAGACGAAAAAGACCCTGATGAGGCAGATACTGTAGGCGCCACCACCCTAAGAAAGGAGCATATCAAACTTGACAATGGTTCAATACATTTTGATTTTCTTGGAAAAGACTCTGTAAGGTGGGAGGAGACCATCAAGGTAGAAGGAAACGACATGGTGCTATATGATAACCTCAAAAAGCTGGTCTCAAACAAGTTCCCAAAGGACGAGATATTTGACGGTATTACATCAAGACATGTTAATGCGTTCTTAGGAAGCATAGTAAAGGGCATGACTGCCAAGGTCTTCAGAACATACCTTGCAACGACACAGGTAAAAGAATACCTGAAGAACAAGCTTGATGTCAAGGACAAGACAGAGAACGAAAAACTCTACATTGCAAAGATGGCAAATCTGCAGGCAGCTATGATGTGCAACCACAAAAGAACCATTCCAAAGAACTTTGAAGAAACGTTACAGAAAAAACGTGAAACACTAAAGAAGCTCAAAGAGATGCAACCAAAGACCGAAAAGCAAAAAGAGCGATTAAAGGAAAGAGAGGAAAAGCTCAAACTTGCAATAGACCTTGCGGAAAGAACTCGCGATTATAATCTTGGAACCTCGCTTCGAAACTATATCGACCCGCGCGTCTTTAAGGCATGGACTGACGAAGTAAAGGCAGATTGGGAAAAGCTATACACTGCATCCCTGCAAAAAAAATTCCTTTGGGTCAAAAATGTAAACGCCAAGTGGAAAGACGTGATATCACAATAA
- a CDS encoding PIN domain-containing protein, which yields MNKYVIDSWAWMEYLDGSELGNKAKPSIEGGNALTNIVTVAEVVSKVNRMGKDPSIAFDSIISLSKVIVGDENFAKNVGLLHSSIKKRRPNFSLGDAFVLQTARSSNARVLTGDPDFEGIKEADMLKRKKR from the coding sequence ATGAACAAATACGTCATTGATTCTTGGGCATGGATGGAGTATTTGGATGGGAGCGAGCTTGGCAACAAAGCAAAACCAAGCATTGAAGGTGGCAATGCACTCACCAACATCGTAACCGTAGCAGAGGTAGTATCTAAAGTAAACAGGATGGGAAAAGATCCTTCTATTGCATTTGACTCTATTATCTCCCTATCGAAAGTAATAGTAGGCGATGAGAATTTTGCCAAAAATGTCGGTTTATTGCATTCGTCCATTAAGAAGCGGAGACCGAATTTTAGCCTTGGGGATGCATTCGTTTTGCAGACGGCAAGGTCATCGAATGCACGAGTACTTACCGGTGACCCTGATTTTGAAGGCATCAAAGAAGCTGACATGCTCAAAAGAAAGAAACGTTAA
- a CDS encoding CFI-box-CTERM domain-containing protein: protein MKTLLAVLLILIAVSIAVLPAYAVVVEFSTDKTSYKKGDKIVFSGKADANHAGKMISIKIYGPKGEFVALTGGRTDFDSAIIVTPLDTTKGKFAENSAKQGKGIYNATVIYDDEPLYKGKWTIFDFSLDGSPVSPSAADILNQQSQSTQQPTQPTQPTQPTQQPTQPTQPTQQPTQPTQPTQPTQQPTQEPTPPQTPTCGPGTHLENGVCVITQSEPKPKTTHIPGFPDPNKDPQYYVDRYTNEPAYKEWFDRNFPGQTIYEVVGLPDPSKREVITTHIPGFPDPNKDPQYYVDRYTNEPAYKEWFDRNFPGQTIYQVLKITEPEPAPEPSSCGPGTHLENGICVLDEQKKGGGCLIATAAYGTELAPQVQRLREVRDNVLIGTRSGSTFLEGFNLLYYSFSPTIADWERQNPAFKETVKIASVPLLSTLSILNYVETDSEASILGYGIGLVLLNVGMYFVVPALIILKIRKLF from the coding sequence TTGAAGACATTGCTTGCTGTGTTGCTAATACTTATCGCCGTTTCGATAGCTGTTTTACCAGCCTATGCTGTTGTAGTGGAATTCTCAACTGACAAGACATCTTACAAAAAAGGTGATAAGATAGTATTTTCTGGTAAGGCAGATGCCAACCACGCAGGCAAGATGATCTCAATTAAGATCTATGGGCCAAAAGGAGAGTTTGTGGCCCTAACAGGAGGCAGGACGGATTTTGATTCTGCGATTATAGTTACCCCTCTTGATACTACCAAAGGCAAGTTCGCGGAAAACTCTGCCAAGCAGGGAAAGGGAATATACAATGCAACTGTGATTTACGATGATGAACCACTCTATAAGGGAAAGTGGACAATCTTTGACTTTTCACTTGATGGTTCACCGGTGTCCCCATCGGCTGCAGATATTTTGAATCAACAATCGCAGTCAACACAACAACCGACACAGCCCACACAACCTACCCAGCCGACACAACAACCTACACAACCTACCCAGCCAACACAACAACCGACACAGCCCACACAACCTACCCAGCCAACACAACAGCCCACTCAGGAGCCCACTCCTCCCCAAACACCTACGTGCGGACCTGGCACCCACCTTGAGAACGGCGTCTGTGTTATCACCCAATCCGAACCAAAACCAAAAACCACCCACATACCCGGATTTCCAGATCCTAACAAAGATCCACAGTATTATGTTGATAGATACACCAACGAGCCTGCATACAAAGAATGGTTTGACAGGAACTTTCCAGGGCAGACAATCTATGAGGTGGTAGGGTTACCAGACCCTTCTAAAAGAGAGGTGATAACCACCCACATACCCGGATTTCCAGATCCTAACAAAGATCCACAGTATTATGTTGATAGATACACCAACGAGCCTGCATACAAAGAATGGTTTGACAGGAACTTTCCAGGGCAGACAATATACCAAGTCTTAAAGATTACAGAACCGGAACCTGCACCTGAACCTTCATCATGCGGACCTGGCACTCATCTTGAAAATGGAATTTGCGTATTGGACGAGCAGAAAAAAGGCGGAGGCTGTCTTATCGCAACAGCTGCATACGGAACAGAGCTTGCACCACAAGTACAACGACTGCGAGAAGTTCGTGACAACGTACTAATTGGCACCAGATCTGGGAGTACCTTTTTGGAAGGATTCAATCTGTTATACTATTCATTTAGTCCGACAATAGCTGATTGGGAGCGACAAAACCCAGCATTCAAAGAAACTGTCAAGATTGCATCAGTGCCACTCCTTTCGACACTCTCGATCCTAAATTATGTTGAAACCGATTCAGAAGCAAGCATTCTGGGATATGGTATAGGATTAGTACTGTTGAATGTGGGAATGTATTTTGTAGTGCCCGCACTCATAATTCTCAAAATAAGAAAACTATTCTGA
- a CDS encoding MFS transporter — MNRTLVLVNAIGLLIGISYGIHNPIVPIFAKNEIGASYAELGLIGLANFVPYMFIPVLVGVLLSKFNNASLLSIGIIINSAATILLSFSKTVPEIMALRAMTGVAHAFFWPPSESIISNTSTPQSRVKNIGRFTGFFVSGFMIGPLAGTFLLETMDVSYRMLFQIATFIMASAIIFSLQASKNGHQKYGTAFSFSSIKQIKRFPHVIAVLIYCASSFGMILTIYPAFLNDRSMSATQIEILYFVFGAARVITLALTERLARHAGMVLIASTLCVSAGLLLSFYSNSLEEFAVAMLLMGFGFSIIFPMTLELILKKTQKESSGAIIGAYETIFGIGWAAGPLAAGMISEFSGNAVPYFVFFVFGIGITALNAVRKSVIDAA, encoded by the coding sequence ATGAACCGAACGCTTGTACTGGTAAACGCCATCGGACTGCTCATAGGTATATCATATGGCATACACAATCCTATCGTACCAATATTCGCAAAAAACGAGATAGGTGCATCATATGCAGAGCTTGGACTTATTGGACTTGCGAACTTTGTCCCATACATGTTCATACCAGTACTGGTTGGAGTACTACTCAGCAAATTCAACAATGCAAGTCTACTCTCAATTGGAATAATAATAAACTCTGCAGCCACGATACTGCTGTCCTTCTCAAAAACAGTTCCCGAGATAATGGCACTTCGTGCTATGACAGGTGTTGCGCATGCATTCTTTTGGCCGCCTTCAGAGTCTATCATATCCAACACTAGCACCCCTCAATCTCGCGTAAAGAACATAGGTAGATTCACAGGCTTTTTCGTCTCGGGTTTTATGATAGGGCCACTTGCAGGAACTTTTCTTCTTGAAACCATGGACGTCAGCTACCGCATGCTGTTTCAAATTGCCACGTTCATCATGGCATCTGCAATCATATTTTCATTGCAAGCATCAAAGAACGGTCACCAAAAGTATGGAACGGCTTTTTCATTTTCCTCCATCAAACAGATCAAAAGGTTTCCCCATGTTATTGCAGTGCTCATATACTGTGCATCCTCATTTGGCATGATTCTGACAATATATCCTGCATTCCTAAACGATCGTAGTATGTCTGCAACACAGATTGAGATACTCTACTTTGTCTTTGGTGCAGCACGAGTGATCACACTTGCGTTAACTGAGAGGCTGGCAAGGCACGCAGGCATGGTGCTAATTGCATCCACACTGTGTGTTTCTGCAGGACTGTTACTCTCATTTTATTCAAACTCGCTAGAAGAGTTTGCAGTGGCAATGCTGTTGATGGGATTTGGATTCAGCATAATATTTCCCATGACGTTGGAGCTTATCCTAAAAAAGACCCAGAAAGAGTCTTCTGGTGCCATCATAGGTGCATATGAGACAATATTTGGCATAGGCTGGGCGGCGGGGCCTCTTGCAGCAGGCATGATCTCAGAGTTTTCAGGTAATGCGGTACCATATTTTGTGTTTTTTGTGTTTGGCATAGGCATAACCGCCCTTAATGCAGTACGAAAGAGTGTAATTGATGCTGCGTGA
- a CDS encoding type II toxin-antitoxin system VapC family toxin, with protein sequence MRYTVDASVLVKLVVEEEYSHNAVNLISDPKTILFAPSIIYHEVGSVLYKMVRKRIVQKEYAVEAYENLIRVPIEISSDDWNVLPNILGMSLKLGLHFYDCLYIYTAKKTNSLLVSSDRKLLVAADKECNSIDLRTI encoded by the coding sequence ATGAGATACACTGTAGATGCCAGTGTGCTTGTCAAGCTGGTGGTTGAGGAAGAATACTCACATAATGCGGTTAATCTTATTTCAGACCCAAAGACAATCCTGTTTGCTCCAAGTATAATTTATCATGAGGTGGGAAGTGTGCTATACAAGATGGTTCGAAAGCGCATCGTGCAAAAAGAATATGCAGTGGAAGCATATGAGAACCTCATAAGAGTTCCAATAGAGATCTCAAGTGATGATTGGAATGTTTTGCCAAACATACTTGGTATGTCCTTAAAACTTGGGTTGCATTTCTATGACTGTCTGTACATCTATACTGCAAAGAAGACCAATTCGTTGCTTGTTTCGTCAGACAGAAAACTTTTGGTTGCGGCTGATAAAGAATGCAATTCAATCGATCTACGAACCATTTAA
- a CDS encoding AbrB/MazE/SpoVT family DNA-binding domain-containing protein produces MHETLAKARKLGGSLIVRIPKEVAEDEDIHEGEMVRLRISKVRKSGFGSLKGVGSMTREDEMDEQIRH; encoded by the coding sequence ATGCATGAAACATTAGCCAAAGCCAGAAAGCTTGGTGGCTCTCTGATAGTCAGAATACCAAAGGAGGTAGCAGAAGATGAAGATATCCATGAAGGCGAGATGGTCAGATTGAGGATAAGTAAGGTAAGGAAAAGCGGGTTTGGTTCACTTAAGGGGGTTGGATCTATGACCAGAGAGGATGAGATGGATGAACAAATACGTCATTGA
- a CDS encoding DEAD/DEAH box helicase, with protein MITCSGCSLQDIIEYTKNPDEIYLEFLARYDHGETPNKRQLNSDLKNAGIIRDRKEVDNMIGSFVPEQITKEVLFSDKDYISYYTQIKSPEPEVGAAIDEFGLDDGIIKYLTEKKISYFYRFQEDSIKEIMFGKNIVITAPTASGKTEAFTIPVIQKIVNKRQSSGIQAIFVYPTKSLARDQLPKIQEMAKSAGIRAEVFDGDTKQKDRIEIIDNPPQIIVTNFDVLHYHLMYRTKFASLLATVRFLIVDEAHVYSGIFGSNAHYIIKRLKRVCKKIQFVASSATLDNAKEFCEKLFGENMTQITGTGKKGETDFVMIFPSLRTQRTLMVELLEKLTVKKHKTMVFSNSHLNAELVAIQAKKKKINIKVHRAGLMANYRSFVEKAFKEDKISAVSCTPTLELGIDIGNVDGVISSTIPVNRLMQRIGRAARKGQRGFAFLALGNDPISQYYKNHPEDYFEDVEKTYIDPMNPFVEEFHVLAMACDKPIAMHEMPEHSDTIRRHLEAGKLFLQENRYTPNYAAIKQIQGEYSIRGIGRSIDIYHGEKKIGERVLPMALEELHQSAIYFLAGVRYRVVEFDYPNKQYAKLAILPKNYPYYTKALTEEWPTIETIYEKRRVFGIETCFCKLHIQKRVYGYANIELGQEVTQGQKILLENPLEYDFVTKGIAIHVPRPQDQIQSSENPEYTEASGYHATEHVIIEGSNMVTGGVSQDLGGISLGTSGLIFIYDGAIGGNGASKALYDRLEKAFERSLFIVKECPCTGESGCPRCTFSYRCGNNNEFLHKKASLEILQRINNGERIDMIEPAEGDRPLV; from the coding sequence ATGATTACCTGCTCTGGTTGCTCGCTCCAAGACATCATAGAATATACAAAAAACCCTGATGAGATATACCTAGAATTTCTTGCAAGATACGATCATGGAGAAACCCCCAACAAAAGACAGCTAAACTCAGACCTTAAGAACGCTGGCATCATACGAGACAGAAAAGAAGTCGACAATATGATCGGCTCTTTTGTTCCAGAACAGATAACAAAAGAAGTCTTGTTTTCAGACAAGGATTACATATCATACTATACCCAGATAAAATCGCCTGAGCCAGAAGTGGGTGCTGCAATTGACGAATTCGGCCTTGATGACGGCATTATAAAATATCTGACAGAAAAGAAGATTTCCTATTTTTACAGATTCCAGGAGGACTCTATAAAGGAGATAATGTTTGGGAAAAACATTGTAATTACTGCTCCTACTGCGTCCGGCAAAACAGAAGCTTTTACCATTCCAGTAATACAAAAAATAGTTAATAAGAGACAGTCAAGTGGCATCCAGGCAATATTTGTGTATCCCACTAAATCCCTTGCACGCGACCAACTTCCAAAGATTCAGGAGATGGCAAAAAGTGCTGGAATCAGGGCCGAAGTGTTTGACGGAGACACAAAGCAAAAAGATAGGATAGAAATTATTGACAATCCTCCCCAGATAATAGTGACAAACTTTGATGTGTTGCACTACCATCTGATGTACAGAACAAAGTTTGCATCATTGCTCGCAACCGTGAGATTTCTGATAGTGGATGAGGCTCATGTTTATTCGGGGATATTTGGCTCAAACGCCCACTATATCATAAAGAGACTCAAGCGCGTATGCAAAAAGATCCAATTTGTAGCATCATCGGCCACACTAGACAATGCAAAGGAATTCTGCGAAAAACTGTTTGGGGAGAACATGACACAAATTACAGGCACCGGCAAGAAAGGAGAGACGGATTTTGTCATGATATTTCCGTCACTTCGGACTCAGAGAACATTGATGGTCGAACTATTAGAAAAGCTCACAGTAAAGAAACACAAGACAATGGTATTTAGCAACTCACATCTAAACGCCGAGCTTGTCGCAATACAGGCAAAAAAGAAAAAAATCAATATCAAAGTACACCGTGCAGGATTGATGGCAAATTATAGAAGCTTTGTCGAAAAAGCATTCAAGGAAGACAAGATATCTGCAGTTTCTTGTACTCCCACACTCGAGCTTGGAATAGATATCGGAAATGTCGATGGTGTGATTTCATCAACGATTCCAGTTAACAGACTGATGCAGAGAATAGGGCGGGCTGCAAGAAAGGGGCAACGAGGATTTGCATTTTTAGCGCTTGGGAACGATCCAATCTCACAATATTACAAAAACCATCCAGAGGATTATTTTGAGGATGTGGAAAAAACATACATTGATCCCATGAATCCGTTTGTAGAAGAATTTCATGTGCTTGCCATGGCTTGCGATAAACCTATTGCCATGCATGAAATGCCAGAGCATTCGGACACAATACGCAGACATCTTGAGGCAGGAAAACTTTTCCTGCAAGAGAACAGATACACGCCCAACTATGCCGCAATAAAGCAGATTCAGGGAGAATACAGCATAAGGGGAATAGGCAGGTCTATTGACATCTATCATGGTGAAAAAAAGATTGGTGAAAGGGTTCTTCCAATGGCACTGGAGGAGCTGCATCAATCAGCAATCTACTTTCTGGCAGGTGTGCGCTACAGGGTAGTCGAATTTGACTATCCAAATAAGCAATATGCCAAGCTTGCTATACTCCCAAAAAACTACCCGTATTATACCAAGGCGCTAACTGAGGAATGGCCTACAATAGAGACTATTTACGAGAAAAGAAGAGTGTTCGGGATTGAAACGTGTTTTTGCAAACTTCACATACAAAAGCGCGTCTACGGTTATGCCAACATCGAGCTTGGCCAAGAAGTAACACAGGGGCAGAAAATTCTACTAGAGAATCCTCTAGAATATGACTTTGTTACAAAGGGAATAGCAATCCATGTTCCAAGGCCGCAGGACCAGATTCAGAGCTCAGAGAATCCCGAATATACCGAGGCCAGTGGCTACCATGCCACAGAACATGTCATAATAGAGGGAAGTAACATGGTAACTGGAGGCGTCTCACAAGATCTTGGCGGTATATCGCTTGGCACATCAGGTCTTATCTTCATATATGATGGGGCAATAGGAGGCAATGGCGCAAGTAAGGCACTCTACGACAGACTGGAGAAGGCATTTGAGCGAAGCCTTTTCATAGTCAAGGAATGTCCGTGTACTGGCGAATCAGGATGCCCACGATGCACGTTCTCGTACAGATGTGGAAACAATAATGAGTTTTTGCACAAGAAAGCATCTCTTGAGATACTGCAGAGAATAAACAATGGTGAGAGAATAGACATGATAGAGCCTGCAGAAGGGGATCGACCACTAGTATAG